CACCCCTCACCGCAACGGCCCCCGGCTCGCCGTCGCGGTGGGCTCTGCACGACAGCCTGATCGTCGCCCGCAGATACCTCACCCACTTTCGCCAGCAACCGTCACGACTTGTTGGCAACCTCCTCTTCCCGATCGTCATGGTGATCATGTTCGGGTACGTGTTCGGGAGCGCGATCACGCTGCCCGACGGCGGCAACTACCGCGAGTTCCTGATGCCCGGGCTGTTCGTGATGACGATGGCGCTCGGCATGGCACAGACCGTCATCTCCGTCACCACCGACACCGCCAAGGGCATCACGGACAGGTTTCGCACGATTCCCATGTCGGGCGCCGCCGTCGTCACCGGACGAAGCCTCGCCGACCTTGCGGCATCCGTCCTCGAACTGATCGCCCTGCTCGCCTGCGGCCTGCTGGTCGGCTGGCGCGCCAACGGAACCGTAGGGCAGACCCTCGCGGCGATCGGGCTCCTGCTGCTTCTGCGCTACGCGCTCGCGTGGGTCGGCATCTACCTCGGCCTCGCGCTGCGGTCGCCAGACCTCGCGAGCGTCGCCCTCGCGCCCATCTACCCGCTGACGATGATCTCCAACGTCTTCGTCCTCCCTGCCCAGATGCCGGCCTGGCTCGGGGTCATCGCCGAGTGGAACCCACTTTCCGCCACAGTCACTGCCACGCGCGAGCTCTTCGGTAATCCCGGCATCACGACATCGACATCATGGGCCGCCGAGAACGCGACACTCCTCGCCATCGCCTGGCCCGTCATCCTCATCGCCGTGTTCCTCCCCCTGGCAGCCCGGCGGTACCGGTACCTCGCC
The Protaetiibacter sp. SSC-01 genome window above contains:
- a CDS encoding ABC transporter permease, with the protein product MTSLAPLTATAPGSPSRWALHDSLIVARRYLTHFRQQPSRLVGNLLFPIVMVIMFGYVFGSAITLPDGGNYREFLMPGLFVMTMALGMAQTVISVTTDTAKGITDRFRTIPMSGAAVVTGRSLADLAASVLELIALLACGLLVGWRANGTVGQTLAAIGLLLLLRYALAWVGIYLGLALRSPDLASVALAPIYPLTMISNVFVLPAQMPAWLGVIAEWNPLSATVTATRELFGNPGITTSTSWAAENATLLAIAWPVILIAVFLPLAARRYRYLAA